A single region of the Gossypium arboreum isolate Shixiya-1 chromosome 12, ASM2569848v2, whole genome shotgun sequence genome encodes:
- the LOC108476855 gene encoding ATP-dependent Clp protease proteolytic subunit 2, mitochondrial translates to MRTLFSTTKRLISCTSATAVATHSRSFSLIPMVIEHSSRGERAYDIFSRLLKERIVCINGPINDDTAHVVVAQLLFLESENPSKPINMYLNSPGGQVTAGLAIYDTMQYIKSPINTICLGQAASMASLLLAAGAKGERRSLPNATIMIHQPSGGYSGQAKDMTIHTKQIVRVWDSLNALYCKHTGQSIDIIQKNMDRDYFMTPEEAKEFGLIDEVIDQRPMALVTDAVANEPKDSKDSKDKGSN, encoded by the exons ATGAGGACCCTATTTTCAACCACCAAACGCCTCATTTCTTGCACTAGCGCCACCGCCGTGGCCACCCATTCCCGTTCCTTCAGCTTGATACCCATGGTGATCGAGCACTCTTCCCGCGGCGAGAGGGCTTACGACATTTTCTCTCGTCTCCTCAAGGAAAGGATCGTCTGCATCAATGGACCCATCAACGACGACACCGCCCACGTCGTTGTGGCTCAGCTCCTCTTCCTCGAATCCGAAAACCCATCCAAGCCTATCAACATGTACCTCAACTCCCCTGGCGGTCAAGTCACTGCAG GTCTTGCAATTTATGATACGATGCAGTACATTAAGTCTCCAATCAACACAATCTGTTTGGGGCAAGCTGCATCCATGGCTTCTCTCCTTTTAGCTGCTGGAGCAAAGGGTGAAAGGCGGTCCCTCCCCAATGCCACCATCATGATTCACCAGCCTTCTGGTGGATACAGTGGGCAGGCTAAAGATATGACCATTCACACTAAGCAGATTGTTCGCGTTTGGGATTCATTGAATGCTTTGTATTGCAAGCATACAGGGCAATCAATTGATATAATTCAGAAGAATATGGATAGGGATTATTTTATGACCCCTGAAGAGGCTAAAGAGTTTGGGTTGATTGATGAAGTAATTGATCAAAGGCCAATGGCTTTGGTCACTGATGCTGTTGCTAATGAACCCAAAGATAGCAAAGACAGCAAAGATAAAGGCTCCAATTAG
- the LOC108478075 gene encoding 60S ribosomal protein L44: MVNVPKTKKTYCKSKECRKHTLHKVTQYKKGKDSLAAQGKRRYDRKQSGYGGQTKPVFHKKAKTTKKIVLRLQCQGCKHVSQHPIKRCKHFEIGGDKKGKGTSLF; encoded by the exons ATG GTGAACGTACCTAAGACGAAGAAGACCTACTGCAAGAGCAAGGAGTGCAGGAAGCACACTTTGCACAAGGTTACACAGTACAAGAAGGGCAAAGATAGTTTGGCTGCTCAAGGGAAGCGCCGTTACGATCGCAAACAATCAGGTTATGGTGGTCAGACCAAACCAGTGTTCCACAAGAAG GCCAAGACCACCAAGAAGATTGTGCTGAGGCTGCAATGCCAGGGTTGCAAGCATGTATCCCAACATCCAATCAAG AGGTGCAAGCATTTTGAAATTGGTGGCGACAAGAAGGGGAAGGGAACATCTCTTTTCTAA